In Desulfosediminicola ganghwensis, a single window of DNA contains:
- a CDS encoding class I SAM-dependent methyltransferase, with protein MAVNLKTLLQDSLSPDELDCLVRSYDVIGDIAMIIIPDRLIGKEHLIGETILRNNKRIKVVAKRVGIYGGEYRTIGLEILAGENRKETEHKEFGIRLQVNPERVYFSVRSGTERKRIANLVREGENVLVLFSGIAPYPLVIGGNSCAQEIVGIEKNPEAHNYAVKNLKLNRKIKNVKLYCGDVAEIVPSLDKRFDRIVMPLPTRGHDFLDMAVSVLKENGTLHYYDMQKSDNFKESQYKVNDCCIRAGRQVLERGVTRCGHCAPRTFRICVDAVIR; from the coding sequence ATGGCTGTTAACCTGAAGACTTTACTTCAAGATTCCTTATCACCTGACGAGTTGGATTGTTTGGTTCGCTCGTATGATGTTATTGGTGATATTGCCATGATCATCATACCGGATCGGTTGATTGGTAAAGAGCATCTTATTGGTGAGACAATACTACGAAATAATAAACGTATTAAAGTTGTGGCCAAGCGAGTTGGTATATATGGCGGTGAATATCGCACGATAGGATTGGAGATACTCGCAGGTGAGAATCGTAAGGAGACTGAGCATAAAGAGTTCGGAATACGCCTTCAGGTAAACCCTGAGCGCGTGTATTTTTCTGTGCGCAGCGGGACAGAACGCAAGCGTATTGCAAATCTTGTCCGTGAGGGTGAAAACGTGCTGGTGCTGTTTTCTGGAATAGCACCTTACCCGCTGGTAATAGGGGGCAATAGCTGTGCTCAAGAGATTGTGGGGATTGAAAAAAATCCTGAAGCACATAATTACGCGGTAAAAAATTTAAAATTAAACCGGAAAATAAAAAATGTAAAACTCTACTGCGGTGATGTGGCTGAGATAGTGCCCTCGCTAGATAAACGTTTTGATCGTATCGTCATGCCGTTACCGACAAGAGGGCACGACTTTCTGGATATGGCGGTCAGTGTTTTAAAAGAAAATGGTACTCTGCATTACTATGACATGCAGAAGTCAGATAATTTTAAGGAATCTCAATATAAAGTAAATGATTGCTGTATCCGTGCAGGCAGGCAGGTGCTTGAGAGAGGAGTGACCAGGTGCGGGCATTGCGCTCCCCGGACCTTTCGTATCTGTGTCGATGCAGTTATCCGGTAA